One Phaseolus vulgaris cultivar G19833 chromosome 2, P. vulgaris v2.0, whole genome shotgun sequence DNA window includes the following coding sequences:
- the LOC137810883 gene encoding pentatricopeptide repeat-containing protein At4g18520, chloroplastic-like isoform X2: MELPLRTAILHSSSSFQPRFHTHKPTQDLSPPFSLFIANSLRLPCSTFASKDQQHYFPATARETRAVLNPISKGFSCTSASCGDSSCDDDDGIGFLDNYEMIYRDCDKLIESFMLHETDWRKFLILNKKWSNIRSHFFRHCRDKADTIDNPVLKNKLLWLGKKLKEIDEDLQRHNKLILMIKENPSEISEIVSRSRRDFTKEFFMHLHTITESSVDNIETQNDFAKLRNMCLSAVKVYDCKIESIEALNAADMNFQDIIKSPSDASCWKIDDLGEKNQSFNPELVAHWLQLCYNVEEVRRVHAIVLKCFRHSNTYVDNNLICSYLRLVELVRARRVFDGMPKKNTVTWTAIIDGYLKCNLDDEAFKLFQDSVKHGVPANSKMFVCIMNLCGKRVNLKLGKQIHARILKSRWRNLIVDNAVVHFYAKCGEISSAFRAFDCMAERDVICWTTMITACSQQGFGYEAMLMLSQMLGEGFFPNEYTICSALKACGKNKALKFGTQLHCAIIKNICKSDVFIGTSLVDMYAKCGLMRDSKDVFDGMRIRNTATWTCIISGYARNGFGKEAINLFRSMESKRMHVNKLTVLSVLMACGTIKALLIGREVHAQIIKRIIHTNMYIGSTLVWFYCKCKEYSYAFKVLQHMPFRDVVSWTAIISGCARLGLELEALEFLQEMMQEGVLPNSYTYSSALKACAELEAPMLGKLIHSYASKSPASSNVFVNSALIYMYSKCGYVADAFQVFDNMPERNLVSWESMILAYAWNGHAREALKLVHRMQAEGLVVDDYIHTTVVSACGGVEHGDIHQNSESSSHYLHSL; encoded by the exons ATGGAGTTACCCTTACGGACCGCAATTCTCCATTCGTCTTCTTCCTTTCAACCGAGATTTCACACTCACAAACCCACTCAAGATTTGTCCCCACCCTTCTCTTTGTTCATTGCAAATTCACTTCGTCTTCCATGCTCCACTTTTGCTTCCAAAG ATCAGCAGCATTACTTTCCAGCCACTGCACGTGAAACAAGGGCAGTGCTGAATCCCATCAGTAAAGGATTTTCATGTACTAGTGCCTCTTGCGGTGATAGTTCttgtgatgatgatgatggcaTTGGGTTCTTGGATAACTATGAAATGATCTATAGAGATTGTGACAAGCTAATAGAGTCTTTCATGCTGCATGAGACCGATTGGAgaaagtttttaattttaaacaagaAGTGGAGCAATATTAGGTCCCATTTCTTTAGACACTGTCGGGATAAAGCAGATACCATAGACAATCCAGTGCTGAAGAACAAACTGCTCTGGCTTGGAAAGAAGCTTAAAGAG ATAGATGAAGATTTGCAGAGACACAATAAACTTATCCTAATGATCAAAGAGAATCCATCTGAAATTAGTGAAATTGTTTCAAGGAGTCGTAGAGATTTCACAAAAGAATTCTTTATGCATCTTCATACCATAACTGAATCTTCTGTCGACAATATTGAAACACAAAATG ATTTTGCAAAGCTTCGGAACATGTGCTTGTCTGCTGTAAAAGTTTACGACTGTAAAATTGAAAGCATTGAAGCACTAAATGCTGCAGATATGAACTTCCAAGATATTATCAAGTCTCCCTCGGATGCTTCCTGCTGGAAGATAGACGACTTAGGTGAGAAAAATCAAAGCTTCAATCCAGAATTAGTAGCTCATTGGCTACAATTGTGTTATAATGTGGAAGAAGTCAGAAGGGTACATGCAATTGTCTTGAAATGTTTTAGACATTCAAATACTTATGTTGATAATAATTTGATTTGTAGTTATTTAAGATTGGTTGAGTTGGTTCGGGCTCGTCGTGTGTTTGATGGAATGCCAAAAAAGAATACGGTTACATGGACTGCTATTATTGATGGATATTTAAAATGTAACTTGGATGATGAGGCTTTTAAGTTATTTCAAGATTCTGTTAAACATGGGGTTCCAGCCAACAGTAAGATGTTTGTCTGTATCATGAATTTGTGTGGTAAAAGAGTGAATTTAAAGCTGGGGAAACAAATCCATGCTCGCATTTTGAAAAGCAGATGGAGGAATTTAATTGTGGACAATGCTGTTGTTCATTTTTATGCAAAATGTGGTGAAATATCAAGTGCATTTCGGGCATTTGATTGTATGGCAGAGCGAGATGTAATATGTTGGACAACTATGATCACTGCCTGTTCCCAACAAGGGTTTGGGTATGAAGCTATGTTAATGTTGTCACAAATGCTAGGTGAAGGGTTCTTTCCTAATGAATATACTATATGTAGTGCACTAAAGGCTTGTGGAAAGAATAAAGCTTTGAAATTTGGAACGCAGCTTCATTGTGCCATAATAAAGAATATCTGTAAGAGTGATGTTTTTATAGGAACTTCCCTAGTTGATATGTATGCAAAATGTGGATTGATGAGGGATTCTAAAGACGTGTTTGATGGAATGAGAATTAGAAATACAGCTACTTGGACATGTATTATATCAGGATATGCACGAAATGGGTTTGGTAAAGAGGCCATAAACTTGTTTCGATCAATGGAGAGTAAAAGAATGCATGTTAATAAATTGACAGTTTTAAGTGTCTTGATGGCTTGTGGCACAATTAAAGCTTTGCTTATTGGAAGAGAGGTTCATGCACAGATAATCAAACGTATTATCCATACGAACATGTACATAGGAAGCACTTTGGTATGGTTCTATTGCAAGTGTAAAGAATACTCTTACGCTTTCAAGGTGCTCCAGCACATGCCATTTAGGGATGTTGTTTCTTGGACTGCCATTATCTCTGGTTGTGCCAGACTTGGGCTTGAACTTGAGGCTCTGGAGTTTTTGCAAGAAATGATGCAAGAAGGCGTGTTGCCTAATTCCTATACTTACTCATCAGCCTTGAAAGCTTGTGCAGAACTAGAAGCTCCAATGCTTGGAAAGTTAATTCATTCCTATGCAAGCAAGTCTCCTGCCTCGTCTAATGTATTTGTGAACAGTGCTTTAATATACATGTATTCAAAATGCGGATATGTTGCTGATGCTTTCCAAGTTTTTGACAACATGCCAGAGAGGAATTTGGTTTCTTGGGAATCCATGATCTTGGCTTATGCATGGAATGGACATGCTAGAGAGGCTCTGAAGCTCGTGCACAGAATGCAAGCTGAAGGTTTAGTGGTGGATGATTATATCCATACAACAGTTGTTAGTGCTTGTGGAGGTGTTGAGCATGGAGATATTCATCAGAATAGTGAATCTTCTTCACATTACTTGCATTCCTTGTAA
- the LOC137810883 gene encoding pentatricopeptide repeat-containing protein At4g18520, chloroplastic-like isoform X1 — MELPLRTAILHSSSSFQPRFHTHKPTQDLSPPFSLFIANSLRLPCSTFASKADQQHYFPATARETRAVLNPISKGFSCTSASCGDSSCDDDDGIGFLDNYEMIYRDCDKLIESFMLHETDWRKFLILNKKWSNIRSHFFRHCRDKADTIDNPVLKNKLLWLGKKLKEIDEDLQRHNKLILMIKENPSEISEIVSRSRRDFTKEFFMHLHTITESSVDNIETQNDFAKLRNMCLSAVKVYDCKIESIEALNAADMNFQDIIKSPSDASCWKIDDLGEKNQSFNPELVAHWLQLCYNVEEVRRVHAIVLKCFRHSNTYVDNNLICSYLRLVELVRARRVFDGMPKKNTVTWTAIIDGYLKCNLDDEAFKLFQDSVKHGVPANSKMFVCIMNLCGKRVNLKLGKQIHARILKSRWRNLIVDNAVVHFYAKCGEISSAFRAFDCMAERDVICWTTMITACSQQGFGYEAMLMLSQMLGEGFFPNEYTICSALKACGKNKALKFGTQLHCAIIKNICKSDVFIGTSLVDMYAKCGLMRDSKDVFDGMRIRNTATWTCIISGYARNGFGKEAINLFRSMESKRMHVNKLTVLSVLMACGTIKALLIGREVHAQIIKRIIHTNMYIGSTLVWFYCKCKEYSYAFKVLQHMPFRDVVSWTAIISGCARLGLELEALEFLQEMMQEGVLPNSYTYSSALKACAELEAPMLGKLIHSYASKSPASSNVFVNSALIYMYSKCGYVADAFQVFDNMPERNLVSWESMILAYAWNGHAREALKLVHRMQAEGLVVDDYIHTTVVSACGGVEHGDIHQNSESSSHYLHSL; from the exons ATGGAGTTACCCTTACGGACCGCAATTCTCCATTCGTCTTCTTCCTTTCAACCGAGATTTCACACTCACAAACCCACTCAAGATTTGTCCCCACCCTTCTCTTTGTTCATTGCAAATTCACTTCGTCTTCCATGCTCCACTTTTGCTTCCAAAG CAGATCAGCAGCATTACTTTCCAGCCACTGCACGTGAAACAAGGGCAGTGCTGAATCCCATCAGTAAAGGATTTTCATGTACTAGTGCCTCTTGCGGTGATAGTTCttgtgatgatgatgatggcaTTGGGTTCTTGGATAACTATGAAATGATCTATAGAGATTGTGACAAGCTAATAGAGTCTTTCATGCTGCATGAGACCGATTGGAgaaagtttttaattttaaacaagaAGTGGAGCAATATTAGGTCCCATTTCTTTAGACACTGTCGGGATAAAGCAGATACCATAGACAATCCAGTGCTGAAGAACAAACTGCTCTGGCTTGGAAAGAAGCTTAAAGAG ATAGATGAAGATTTGCAGAGACACAATAAACTTATCCTAATGATCAAAGAGAATCCATCTGAAATTAGTGAAATTGTTTCAAGGAGTCGTAGAGATTTCACAAAAGAATTCTTTATGCATCTTCATACCATAACTGAATCTTCTGTCGACAATATTGAAACACAAAATG ATTTTGCAAAGCTTCGGAACATGTGCTTGTCTGCTGTAAAAGTTTACGACTGTAAAATTGAAAGCATTGAAGCACTAAATGCTGCAGATATGAACTTCCAAGATATTATCAAGTCTCCCTCGGATGCTTCCTGCTGGAAGATAGACGACTTAGGTGAGAAAAATCAAAGCTTCAATCCAGAATTAGTAGCTCATTGGCTACAATTGTGTTATAATGTGGAAGAAGTCAGAAGGGTACATGCAATTGTCTTGAAATGTTTTAGACATTCAAATACTTATGTTGATAATAATTTGATTTGTAGTTATTTAAGATTGGTTGAGTTGGTTCGGGCTCGTCGTGTGTTTGATGGAATGCCAAAAAAGAATACGGTTACATGGACTGCTATTATTGATGGATATTTAAAATGTAACTTGGATGATGAGGCTTTTAAGTTATTTCAAGATTCTGTTAAACATGGGGTTCCAGCCAACAGTAAGATGTTTGTCTGTATCATGAATTTGTGTGGTAAAAGAGTGAATTTAAAGCTGGGGAAACAAATCCATGCTCGCATTTTGAAAAGCAGATGGAGGAATTTAATTGTGGACAATGCTGTTGTTCATTTTTATGCAAAATGTGGTGAAATATCAAGTGCATTTCGGGCATTTGATTGTATGGCAGAGCGAGATGTAATATGTTGGACAACTATGATCACTGCCTGTTCCCAACAAGGGTTTGGGTATGAAGCTATGTTAATGTTGTCACAAATGCTAGGTGAAGGGTTCTTTCCTAATGAATATACTATATGTAGTGCACTAAAGGCTTGTGGAAAGAATAAAGCTTTGAAATTTGGAACGCAGCTTCATTGTGCCATAATAAAGAATATCTGTAAGAGTGATGTTTTTATAGGAACTTCCCTAGTTGATATGTATGCAAAATGTGGATTGATGAGGGATTCTAAAGACGTGTTTGATGGAATGAGAATTAGAAATACAGCTACTTGGACATGTATTATATCAGGATATGCACGAAATGGGTTTGGTAAAGAGGCCATAAACTTGTTTCGATCAATGGAGAGTAAAAGAATGCATGTTAATAAATTGACAGTTTTAAGTGTCTTGATGGCTTGTGGCACAATTAAAGCTTTGCTTATTGGAAGAGAGGTTCATGCACAGATAATCAAACGTATTATCCATACGAACATGTACATAGGAAGCACTTTGGTATGGTTCTATTGCAAGTGTAAAGAATACTCTTACGCTTTCAAGGTGCTCCAGCACATGCCATTTAGGGATGTTGTTTCTTGGACTGCCATTATCTCTGGTTGTGCCAGACTTGGGCTTGAACTTGAGGCTCTGGAGTTTTTGCAAGAAATGATGCAAGAAGGCGTGTTGCCTAATTCCTATACTTACTCATCAGCCTTGAAAGCTTGTGCAGAACTAGAAGCTCCAATGCTTGGAAAGTTAATTCATTCCTATGCAAGCAAGTCTCCTGCCTCGTCTAATGTATTTGTGAACAGTGCTTTAATATACATGTATTCAAAATGCGGATATGTTGCTGATGCTTTCCAAGTTTTTGACAACATGCCAGAGAGGAATTTGGTTTCTTGGGAATCCATGATCTTGGCTTATGCATGGAATGGACATGCTAGAGAGGCTCTGAAGCTCGTGCACAGAATGCAAGCTGAAGGTTTAGTGGTGGATGATTATATCCATACAACAGTTGTTAGTGCTTGTGGAGGTGTTGAGCATGGAGATATTCATCAGAATAGTGAATCTTCTTCACATTACTTGCATTCCTTGTAA